The window TAGCCGTTAGCCGATTTCCGGTTTTGGATAGCGGAAGTAAACAATAGgaggaatataaatgtaaatgcacttacaacattttttttcgAATTTAATCTTGCGTTAGAACAATTCACAATTATGACTAGGCTACAGCCTGTCTGTAACGAACACATTGCTGCAACTCATAAGGTTTAAGTTAAGCCAGCTAAGCTAACATTTGATATCACAAAGACAGCAACTTTATACTTACTTATTGAGctgtcaaaaagaaaacaacacgaCATACATGACTTAAATCTAACGTTTaagttatatgtgtgtgtgtatatatgtgtatatatgtatttatatatgtattatattatatttatatatatatgtgtattatatattatatttatatatatatacatgtatacgtatatatgtgtgtgtatacatacgtgtatatgtgtgtgtttatgtgtatatatgcgtgtgtgtatatatatatacgtatgtatgtttgtatgtatgtatatgtgtgtgtgtgtgtgtgtatatatatatgtatatatatatatatgaatgtgtacgtacgtgtgtgtatatactttACGTACATACAAacgtacatacatacgtatatatacgtatgtatgtttatatgtatgtatgtacttgtgtatatatgtatgtatgtgtgtatatacacatacatacatacatacatacatatgtgtgtatatatacataaatgtatatacatacacacataagaCGTTTTCTACTTCACTGAAATGTCCATttttcagtgtatgtgcactgaaGATATTAAGTTTCCTCTTTACACTTGTGTAAGTTACATATTGGACCATGATTGTTTGACAAAGTCATATGGTTAAGTATACATCTGGAACTGAGACTTAAAGTGAGCAAAGAGACAAGCTTTCCACCTTCAGCAGTTTAAGGTGAAAACAGctttctagtgtcaaactctgcacataaatcactctgcacagtgaagctcaaacatccaagtgaagtaacaattaaaaaaaacacattttggtgtGCAGGGGGAACATTTTATATAGAATTTCAACACCGGAGTAAACCACTTCGTGTGGTTCAGTGTTAAATTACAGGCTTGTGATTGATCACTCTGCAAAATATTCATTGAGGCTCTTTAGTTGCTCAGGTCTGAATCCAGAACCATGTGAGAAAAATCTGCATTTGGCAGAGAAAGGGATTGGGAATGGAGAGCTGAACAACAGAGTAAATATTTGGCAGTGGAGAGCTCTTGGGAGCTACAGAGGACCCTCTCTGGCTGAAGCCTGCGGGTGTTAAATAGATTAGGCCTAAGTGGCTGCTGGGTCATTGTGGACAGAGAAATTCCCGCTCTTTGGACATGACTTTTCTTTGCCTTTGCGTGTTTTTGCTCTCCAATCGAGTGCCCTCTGTAAACTATCCACTATAGCAAACCTGCAGTACTGTAATCCGCTGGTGTTTGTCAACCGCTGTGAGGTTCTTGTGTACACAGACATGATGCTTGAAGGGGGGGTCAGTCCTCTCAGTTTTTGGTGATAGCAAATTTCATCTTAAAAGTTGCTTAATAGTGTTTATTTTCCCGAGGAAACACTTGTGCGTAATGTGCGTAAAGGGTTTTATTTGGAAGAAAACGAGAGATGTCGGAGCATTTTGGGGTGATAATGCAGGTCACCGACTTTGTTgaactttaaaaatataaaaggaaTTTAATACGTCCTGAATCAAACATGTAATATTGCTTCGGACTATAGACTTGGCGACAGTAGACGCAGAGCAGTAGATAGTGTCCCAGATCCTATTCAGCTCCAttcaaaaccatgacaacacgGAACAAGCTCGGATTTATCCTGCAAAGTTAAAGGACATTGTGCCGGGGCGTCAATCAGGCATTATTGCGGGACTGAACAAATGCAAAATCTTGACTGGAACAAATGCTTCCAACGGGTCTCGGACGCGGGGCTACATTTTCCCCTTTTGTTCCCCTCCTCTGGTTGGCATGTATTTGTGTTCCCTCTCGTCCGACCACCCAGGACGACTGGGGAGGCATGTCCACCACCACTCTCCTCCCCGGCCTCATGCACCTCGCTGAAGTGGATGAGGGCCGATATCAATATCAAATACGAGGGGGAAAAGCCCCCACATAAGGCTGGATTCAGCTTTGCATTTAATGCGTTTTATATTTGTGGAGACAAAAAGAGCCAAGATATCAGCCTGTAGGCGTCAGTCTGGATAGGGAATGATCGGACCACTTTAACATAACGTTTAATATTAAATGAAAGAGATAAAATAATCAAGAAAGATAATGCATTAGAAGCCACAGTGTTAACTGTGAGTTCTGTGCGTGACGCATGATGAATGATCAGTAATTTATCTTGATTACCAATTAATAAAATCTTGTCATCAATCACTGCTCCACTTTGTCAGAAGCTGAATAAGGCATTTTTGAGGTTTGGCATAAAAAGTATTTATTGTACAATTAATTGGCATCTGCAATACAACTATTATTATAAtttgtaacatttaatttaaccccctttttaaacatttctaagcactataaacatttttaaaatgtttataagGCACTATAATTACAGAAGTACAATTATTGAagacatattttgtattattacaactgtgttttactacaatgtctttttatttatgtatttattgtgtttttataccCTCCCCACATACTTATGAGTTagagttgttgacaaatacattcatAAACACGTACTTCTGCTTATGACAACATTATAGTGTGTTTGAAATCCATTAATTGAATCTTAAAGTAAAGTTTTACCATTTTTTCAATTTGTCATGAACTAAAATATCACAATAAATCATccagaaaacttaaaaaatattttcctgttGAGTATTCCCTAAACACGTCAAAGGAAAAGCATGTTTGGGAGCCCTCCACCATCCATAAACGTCAAAACGTCTCACGCCTGCAATTAATACGCCTCTAATAGACGTATTAGTTAAACCAACTTGCAGGCATCACGCTAATTGCTCACTTTGTATGCAAATGTTGGACACGTTGTTTGGGCGAGAACAGGCGAGAGGATGGGGGGGTTGACGATGGGACGGGCTCTGTTGTCAGTTGCCACCCAAGACGTGATTCAGCTCCAACAATTACCATTATCTGTTTCCCAGTTTGACGATACGGGACGAATCTGTAATGATGACGAGTGTTTCCTTCGCTGATTGTTGAAGCTTTCTCCTTAGTCCACACCTACCATCATTGGGTGACAACACTCCGCCATTCAGGTACTCAGCGGAGGAGGAGGCTTTATAAGGGAGCAGCCTTGTGTTTGCAGCTTATGGAGTGCTGTTTGTGTAAACACTGAGCCCAGTGCACACATTGGTTTCCGAGCTGGTGTTTGGACAGCGCGTAAAGTGGAGAGGATCCGCTGCGTTTTTCTCCTCCTTGGATAGACTTACTTTGAGGGcttccttatttatttatttttttacacaaaacaaaccCGGATTGCACGCTCGGACGCGATGGCTGCCCCGACCAAGTTCAGTTTTTCCGTCAGGAGCATCCTGGATTTGCCTGAGCAGAATGCGGAGGCAGCGCCGCGGTCCTCCCCGGTTtactcctcctgctcctccagctcGCCGTACACCTCCTGGATGGACTGCGACCGGAGTCCTTGCATATGTGAGtaaatgctgatgttgctgaatTTGTGGAATGCAGTTTTTTGAAATATCTCTCGCCCTACCCTagaaatattgtcattttttatttgaacagcttgtagctttattttgaaattataaGGAACCTTTAACCTAGATAGTTAGATATGGATAGAAAACTATGCGCCCTTctcagctttattttgaaattatttggaatagatagatagagaggaggctaggaaaaaaatcaattatttctATATGAGTTTGGACTAACctgcattatttatttctacAGCTTCTGATGAAGGGAGTCTCGAGGCCTCCCCCGACTCCACCAAGCCGGATGACTCGTCCCTGGACTCGGAGCCCGACAAGAGCAAGAAGAGCAAGAAGCGCCGAGTCTTGTTCTCCAAGGCCCAGACCCTGGAGCTGGAGAGGCGCTTCCGTCAGCAGCGCTACCTGTCCGGCCCGGAGAGGGAGCAGCTGGCTCGGCTCCTCAGCCTGACCCCGACCCAGGTGAAGATCTGGTTCCAGAACCACCGCTACAAGATGAAGAGAGGCCGGGCGGAAGGAGCGCTGCAGGACTTGGAGATACCGCAGCCTCCGGTGCTGCGCCGGGTCGTTGTTCCGATCCTGGTCCGGGATGGGAAACCTTTTCACACCTGCATACTTGACACGGAGAAGGCGGGCTGCATAACTCCTTCTCAAGCGGTACCCTTTCCCTTAGCCTACCCGTCTCTTCAGCATCCGTCCCCCGTCGCTCTTCCTCCAAGGTACCACCAGCACTTTCCCTCCGCGGCGGCCTCCAGATTCGCCTGGAGAGACTTTTGGAGCGACTCGGTCCACTTTAATTCTTTCAAGTGAAGGCCTCATTTCAATGCACAAACTCATTTAGAACTGCatcaaatgttttctgaatGTTTTGCAAATTTTCGAGCAACTaaacatttagattttcacTATAGAACGAAggatattttgcacattttattttggtattttgcgAGTGTTTGTGACTATTTTTAAAATAGGCTACTGACAATATTTTGTCATACATGGGCTTACTGGTGTAGCCTGTAGATTTTTAATTATCCGCTGAGATGATTTATTTGTATGTGAAACTGTTTAAACATAATATTTGTATAAATAACTTTTGTTGAAGACAAATAAGGTACAGTAGGCTTTAGGCGGAGATAGAAGAGGTAGCAGCAAAGCCACTATTAGCCTGAATGTTTGaaggaaaaaataatgttatttgttGTCTTTAAGGAAACGTTCTTTAAAGGTGTTGACTGTTTTacactgtttctttttgtgaacacatttattaataaaaagttTCTCATATTTTGTATGATAAATATTACTGTGTAATGTGATTTCTTTGAAGTTTAGCCTCCCAAAAAAGTGTATAATTTGCATGcatctgaaaacaaaacaaacagatgcacaaactaacctttttaaaatgaatttagtttagcttttcttgtttctttgaAAATAGTTTGTAACCtttccaaaatgtattcaatCTAGGCTTTAAGTCTGTTCAATGGTTTTTAAATCATGTAgtctaaaatatatttcatttgtaaaatctaaaatatgtAGCAGGTCATGAGAGGGGCCCAGAGGCTtttataatgttaaaaaaactaattatgCACCCAGAAGCTGAGCAAACATCACTCCTAAAAGGACTGGATCTGGTTAAGCATAAGAATACCCAGCAAACATTACAGCCTCTCTCTAGCACCCTGTTGTCGTCTGGGCCCATGGGCTGCTTTTCACTTTTATACAATTAACTTTTGTTATTCTGAGGCAAGTGGGATAAATACGGCTATTACACTCAGGCTTTATGTGGAAGTCTTGGTTTGTGTACTGTAGGTTTGAAGAGGATATGATTTCTGTGGGTGCAAAAGGCTGAATTAAAGGTGGGTGATCAACTTTCTTCAAGCGCTAATCCTAAATATGTTACTAGACAGGTGCAGTTAAGGACAAAGATGCTTTTTACTATCCAGAAATATGCAAGAaaaagagttttgttttgtttttttgacttgttttttgaCTTATTACAAGACACAGCAGATTTTACAGTGTTATTAAGTTTCATTGACAGTTATTTGTGCACTCAGGCAGTGAAATGGCTTCCAGTGAGCATGGATTCAGAGGAAAGTGTCGATTATCATGTTCTCAAAGTTAAAAATACTACTGAGTTTCCTCATTTCCACTCTCATTCAAATATCATGAAAAATATGCCTCAGTGTTTAAAatcatgtcagtatttcatCAGTGACGAGGGGGGTCTTCTGCTTTCACGCCCCCTATAATGTTGTTTGCTCGTCCTGTGACCCTGCAGCCCATCGTCCCTGTCACCTGGTCCTTTGTCCCCCTCACTGGGGCCACCTTGTATCACATATGGAAGGGACTGGCCGAACCCCTCAGCTCGCTGCATCTCCCCTAAACACTCTTTTTGTGTGCGTGTCTTCCTGTGAATGGACCATTGTCCCTTGTCCAAAAGAAGCCGAGACAAAATCTTTAGTGTTTCAATTCCCATGATGTTTAATCAGTCCCTGCGACAAATTTATGAGGTTTAACTGCACAATGGTGTTTTAGAGCATCTTGGGGTTTAGGGGTGACAAAGACAGGCTTTTAGAGGTTGCCATTGGTTTTTTAAGTTGGTCAGAGGAATTGTCTGAAAAGGATGGGCTTGTATTAGCCTGCCCATCCTATAGTTTTACTCACTGGTCTGTCCCCGGGGCCCCTTTAAGGAAAGTTGTAAGGTCCACATAAACTAGGCCACAGGAGGAGTTTTGTTAAGTTAACATCTATTACGTATTAGGTCTTAATGGCCCTCAGACTTAGAGAGACTGAatctatttttcaaattttagcACAGATAATTTATTGGCAAACTTTTTGCTGTTACATATATGCATTTTAAACACTTAAGTTTCTCAAATATTGGCCTTTGAAATCTTTTTATTGGACACAATTTGTTATAGTTTGTGGTCATCCATTTGCAAACAGAATGATTGTGTCAAAATGTGCAGTTTAGGCTGCAAAGTTAACAAAGTATAATAGTTTATATACTCAAAAACTGGCTACTTAACATATTGTGTCCTCTGGTGAGATTCTGCACCACTGCTTGATTAAAGACTCttttaaacagaaacaaaaaattggatttagttaaaattttatatgCAACGTCAAGAAAAGATGAGAATACAACTATATTGGTAGCAAAATGTGAAGGTTGTGATGCCTGCTGCAGCTCAATGAAGCTAAATGATGGACTAGTATATAATGGTGCAGTCAGAGTTAATTCAGTTAAGATATGTATGAAGCTGAACAAAGCCAATCTTAAAGTTTAATCAAGtgttgtttggtttgtgttgttgtgagcagttcaaccaaactgttatttttcttatcttttaGTGTTtcattataatacatttttttagagGAAAGAAGAGGTAAAAGTATCTGCTATCTCACAAAAGAAACATTagacaaaaatctgaaaatatcaACATGATTTTCAATAGCGAAAgtgtattttcttctttcttattcactcattcatttatCTCAGGACCCCTCCGATTTATCATGCGATCCCTTCAGGGGTCCACTGGGGTAAGCGATAGTTGAGGATCGTGTTAGAAGATGATGTTCATCGTGCCTTACAAACACTGCAGACAGTAGTTATTAATAATGGTGAACATTTGCCATTCTTAACTACAGTAAGTGAATCAGAAAGAATAAAACTGTCCCATTATcagctttaataaaaaaaacctgacaGTTGTGTTTAGCTTCAGCTTAACACAGTCAGAAACATCTCAGACTAAATGTAGGAATgccttaaaaacaaattttaatacaaataaaaatactctgcttgaataagaatgattttttttcaatcacCTTGTTAAAATGTCTACTATCTACTTCTTCTAcgtcattgaaaaatccagaatgaATATGCTATCTGCTATTACAACAATGGCCTAATTGGGCAGTGATCTGGAAAACACACCTTTGTGCCCCAAAAGTTAACTGGTAATAAAGTTAAAGGTTATCTCACCATTATCTTCGGTTCAGTCACACACAGGCTGAGTAACACCAAGGGAAGCATATTTTTGAACATACCATTGATGCTGTAAATTAAGTCTCTTgtgacaaattttaaaaagttaaaaacttTGGgagtttttgtgtatgtttccaaaggtcaaaggtcacaccAAAGGTATAGCTAATATAAGGTTTAAATTTGAAAACCCATGAATGGCTCTAATGGCCCCAAAACAGATGTAGTctacatatttaaaaagaaaaacctcgTTTTTAAAGTTCCtaattggatttgttttggacaTTTGTGCATGTTCATAAATTCAACgttttacacacaaaatgcatttgtttaatAAAAGGCCTAGTTGCTAATCCTCCTTCAGCCTATAACTTTCCTATCAGAAATAGCTTGCTGTATTTTGCACGTACTGAAATCATTGACGCTGTTAATTGTAGTGACATGCTGTCATCTTCCCCATCTTCATAAAATACTCGGTGTAGAAActctttgttgtttgtaataCATCTCTCCACAAGATGGCGGACTAACACACCGTATCATTACTCACCTCCTTGGAACAAATTAGACCAAACggtgtgtttagtttttttggaGACAGACAGTCTCATGGCAGACAGTCGGTGATCCACTAGGGGTCGTGCTTCACTGGAAAAACACCACGCTTCACTCTTTGAATCCCCACTTTGCTTCGCAGCTGCTGATTGGGTGAAGAAAGATGGCCGCCGATAGTGACGTGCGGCTGCTTGGTGTGACGTCATGCGTCAGTAGGAGtagagttgcaaaaagtcacTTGTTCTCTGATGACTTCTGTTCTTTCCCCTTTGTGATGTACAGTTGAAATGTCTGCACCATAAAGCTTTACATCTCCACCCCTTTCTAGTGTGGAAAGACTGGATTGGATAAATGATGTGGAAACGACGGTTTATCATTAATCAGGCTGACCCTGTAGTTCACACTTCAAAGAAAGATAGGCTCACGAGGTCAGCATCAGTTGAAGTCTCATGTGTGATGGTGaagcttttcttcttttttgtcacCTCCTTATCAGCGTCTTTTTCGCCTGCAGTTCATTTCCTGGTAGAACAAGAGTTGTAGGAGTTGTCGCGGGGAGTCAGAAAAAGTTTTGAGGAGCAAAAATCCTCAGAGGAGCCAACCGTGCAGAGCAAGAGGCGGCAATTATTATCCTTAGTCTGTTAACATTAGATTTAATAGAGTCTGTTTTGGGGCTGTAGACATGCAGATACCATGCAGGCTTGGGATTGTGGCATAACACCATGATGATATTTAACATAAATTGGACCTCAAATGTTTTGAATGCAAAATAGTCCAAATGTAATACCATTAGATCCAgatgtgttattttatatacCCTTTGAGATATGTGCAATGGAGACAAGTGTGCgggtgttttgatttttttttttacatttttttcacttgatgatgatgatcgtTTTAATATAAATTCCTATCAGGTGCATTTAATGATATTTCCGTGCTTACATCTCTCTACAGTGTCGCTGTAGCTATCCCTATGATATTTTTTATGTGGCCTAACGCCTAAATGTTTGCAGTGAATTTTGTATCTTTATAAgaaaatattattgttttttttatggctaATAATAAGAATCTtccttttcagttttcattgcaAACActtattttttcctgtttgaaGTTGTTCTCTGGATTATATCCTGCACCAATCAGTTCATAAACAACAACCTGAAGCCTCGATAACAAAGGCTCGGTAGCCTCATACCCCCCACTTCAAAGTGTCCTCATTATTCGGAGGAATTAGCCGGAACATTTGGACTAATTACCGCTAATTGGCCATAATAGCCGTGTGCCAGAACAGTAAAAAGGTACTGATTAAGATGATTAAGAATGTCTTGCGAAATTCCGTAATTAAGGAAAGCATAAGCAAGATTTACTTTGGATGCAGAAACATGCTGTAATTTTAATTGCCTGCGATTATATGGCCTGCGAATTATGCGCTAGCACCTCGGCTATCATccaaacaatttattttaactgtaatatTTAGGCTTGCACTATATGATAATATTGCTTCATTAAAGAAAATTGTAAGGCAATAGGAGGGTATGGATGGTTGTGGTGTGTATAGTGTGCAGGGTTCTTTAAATCGGAACAGTGCACAGATGATCCTGCTATAACAAGCAAGCAGCCGTGAAATATGCGGGCAGAAGCCTGTAAAACACAGAACTGTAGCTGATGATCCCCATGACAAACTGCCAGTGATCTGCATGTCACTGCAGAAATGGGACTTTACTCTGCTGCTGAGTCTGGCTTCAGTTTGACAGCTTGTTGCtgaggggggtggggtggggtggggtggggggagtGGGGTAAACAATAAAACTAGTTAAAATGTTCTACAGctttattttagaaatgaaaaacaaggaACACGGGTTTAGAGTCACATTGGAATAAAACTGATCACACTATTACAAATTATTGTGTCTGCCACCAGAAGACGCTGTGTTTCTTCAATTCCTGTATAAGGAAATATCGGCTCAACCTGCAGGCACAGACTTCTTCTGTTAGGACCTGCtggcatctgctgctgctgcaagacTGGCGTTAGACCTCCCCGCAAGACCTTTACAAAACCgaaatgtattaataatatttgctttattatttttttctgtagccATAGGCGCAGCTCCGGTATGATCCTGACATCCACAAATTGTGTAAGTTAGAAGTTATTGTATCAATTTGAAttcttattttcaaatgttgtgTGTCAATAATATTGTACCTAAAAAGCAGTAGACAGGATAAACTAGTAGCCGAATAATGACTTGTACTTAAGGCTACtgctttatattaaaatattgacaaGCATGTAGAATATGTGCTCTTACTGGAATAAGCTTatgcacatttttttaagtACTGGTATTAGTAGCCGATTAGCCTTtccaataaaatataatatgaataatatgaataattctcctcctcctgctattaccaataataacaataataaaaagacacaaatgggatattattagaaaaatttatacattttagttttaaattcTTATTTTGGCGTAAAAAGCGCAGCAACAGTCACCTAAAAGCTTTGCGTAAAAAGGGGACTTTGGCTCGGAAACAAGGCTCAGAACAACATTTCTTGACTTCATTGCTGGTTGGGTGAAGCCAAAATCTTTGctcctgttttaaaaaaaaaaaaaaaaattagaaatgagaTATGATTGAGTTAAACTGTTATGGCTTCTTGAGCATTAAGGCGAGATGCTACTGAGGGCTACCTGGCGTTGTGCTGCAGGAGAGTACTTGAACGCCGTTAACTTCACATGAGAGCCTCTCCTACTCCAGActctattttgtattttttatttttttggggttttttttcatcGGGTCTCTTAGACGAGTGTGTGCATCTGAATTTAGGTAACACGCTGCTTACGTCCAATGatatcaaaaggaaaaaaacgaGGGGGGTTAATCATTTACGCAGCCACTTAACACGCGgatgtgtatttatttacttatcaGTATCAGTCAATTTCCCTCCCCGCAAGTGCACTTTTGCATGTCTGAGTACGATAAGGCATAACACAAACAATCCTGCAATCACTGGAGGCCTCTCATGGCCATTAAAAGTCAGTAGTTCAACTGAGGAGTGGTTCTCCAACTCTCAAGTCCATATAGGCCTCCTTTCATCAAGAGGCCCTCGTAAACATCACTACAGTTAATAAAGTGTATTGTGGTCAGTGCAGTCTCAAGGTGCAGCCGTGTGTTTATCAGCGACAGCAACAAGTCATAAACTCCAAATACAGCAGCTGCAGCGAGTCCGGACACCGCCTGCAGCCGCCGGGATGAACATTTATGATCATGTACAGCGCTTATGTTATTGTTAGTGGGAGGGGAGCACATGTCTTGTAAGTGAAATTACGCGCGGCGAAAGGAGGCTAGAGCTGTTTTGTATTGTTGCCGATGCCCCGCCTCTGATGGTAGCCTTAAACCTGGCACCCAGCTAAAACAAACCAAAGCCAGCACCGAGCTCCCACTCAATCCAATTAAGGCGGACTTGAGGCGCTCTCCTACGTGTTCATCTACCAGGATCGACGTTGAGACAACAGGAACCAGAGGGGctttggccaaaaaaaaaaaaaaaaaaaaaaagagggagagattgCCTTGCCTTCTaatttctccctctccagccCAAGAACAATGTCGATGAGCCCTAAGCATACGACTCCTTTTTCTGTTTCCGATATCTTGAGTCCCCTTGAGGAGAGCTATAAGAAAGTAAGTATGGAGAATAACAACTTGGGGGCACCTCT is drawn from Siniperca chuatsi isolate FFG_IHB_CAS linkage group LG15, ASM2008510v1, whole genome shotgun sequence and contains these coding sequences:
- the nkx2.9 gene encoding NK2 transcription factor related, locus 9, whose protein sequence is MAAPTKFSFSVRSILDLPEQNAEAAPRSSPVYSSCSSSSPYTSWMDCDRSPCISSDEGSLEASPDSTKPDDSSLDSEPDKSKKSKKRRVLFSKAQTLELERRFRQQRYLSGPEREQLARLLSLTPTQVKIWFQNHRYKMKRGRAEGALQDLEIPQPPVLRRVVVPILVRDGKPFHTCILDTEKAGCITPSQAVPFPLAYPSLQHPSPVALPPRYHQHFPSAAASRFAWRDFWSDSVHFNSFK